The nucleotide window AGTTGAAATTAATGGTGGTGAAGTTAAAGGTAAAATAAGTGTTGGGGGAAGCTTCGAATCAAAAAACTCCCTCAAATTCAATAAGATAGATGTTGGTGGCAGTGTAAAACTCTCCAACAAATGTGAAGGTGGAAGCATAGATGTTGGGGGATCCCTAAAAGTTGATGGAGATTTAAAATTCACAAAAATAGAGGTTGGGGGATCCGTTGAAATAACGGGAAATGCTGAAGGTGAAGAAATCGATGTTGGGGGAAAGGTAGTTGTGGGAGGAGCATTAAACATATCTGGAAAACTTGCTGTTGGAGGAACTGCTGAAATTAATGGTTACGTAAAAGTGAAAGATATAGATATTGGAGGATCCATAAAAGCTTTAAGAATTGAAGCTTCAGACTCCATGAAAGTGGGAGGACGAATAGAGACATCAGAAGGTGCGAAAGCAACACATATAAGGGTTGGAAGAAGGGGGGAAGTTATTGGACCATTAATAGGCGTAAACATCGTAATAGGGGAGAGAGCTAAAGTTGAAGACATATATGCAGATGATTTAACATTAGAGGAAAACGTGAAGGCTAGAAATATTTATGCAAGGAGGATATACATGGAATCTGGATGCAGAATACTTGGAGAAGTACAATACACTGAGAGTCTAGAGGGTGAGGAGGGCGTAGTATTCGCTAAAACCCCAGTAAAAGTTGAAAAGCTACCTCAACCACCATTCTAATGTAAAAATTAAAAGTTGATGAAGCTATGAATGAGAGAAGAACAAAATATGAAATATACGCTGAAATACTGGAAGCAGTTTTGAGGAGGGGGCCATTACCGATAACTAGAATAGCTTATGGAGCAGGCCTACCAGTGGATAGAGCTAAAAGAGCTGTGCAATTCCTAGTTAGCAAAGGTCTGCTGAAAGAGGAGAATATAGGAGACATGAAAGTTTACATTCTAACCAAGAGGGGTGGAGAACTCCTAGAAGCCTTAAAGGTGATAAGGAAATATATGAGTTAATGAAGGTAAACTCTTCATCAATAACATTATTAAGCTTAAATTTACATTATATCTGTTAATGGCTTTCATGGGTACTGCATTGGTGAATTTATGGTTAAAGCTTTGAGGATTAGGGTTGTGGGTGTAGTTCAGGGGGTTGGATTTAGACCATTCATATATAGGCTTGCCACAAACCTAAACCTTAAGGGGTATGTTGTCAATCTTGGTGGTAGTGAAGTTGAAATCCACATTGAAGGTGAGAAAATTGAAGATTTTATGAAGAGGATGAATTTGGAGAAGCCTCCACAGGCAAAGATCCTTAAAGTCATTGTTGAGGATGTTGAGCCCATTGGGTTTGATAGATTTGAGATTGGGGAGAGTATGAGGAAGGCTACTGTTAGGAGTATGATTCCACCAGACATCGCCATATGCGAACACTGTGTTGAAGAGGTTTTGAATGATAATACAAGATTTCATAATTATCATTGGAATAGTTGTGCATGGTGTGGACCTAGATTCTCAATGATGTATAAGATACCATACGATAGGGAGAATACAAGTATTCGTGTCTTCAAATTCTGCAATGAATGCTCATACGACTACTCAAACCCAAATAATGTTAGGAGATTTCACGGTCAAGGTATAAGTTGCCCAAAATGTGGACCAAAAACACATGTATATGATATGGATGGATTGGAGATTAAAGTTGAAGATCCACTTGATTTTGCTGCTGAAAAGATACTTGGTGGAGGTATATTAGCGGTTAAGGGGGTTGGAGGATACCACATAGCATGCCTAGCCTCAAGGGATGATGTAGTTGCTGAATTGAGGTTTAGGAAGAGGAGGCCAATGCAACCCTTCGCACTCATGGCTAAAGATTACGGTGTAGTTGAAGAAATTGCAATTCCACCTGAGGGGGCTAGGGAATTACTGGAATCTCCTCAGAGACCAATAGTCATCATGCCTAAGAGGGGTGGAGCTAAAGTCTCTGAGCTCGTGGCTCCAGGATTGAATACCATTGGAGTTATGCTACCATACACGGCATTCCAACACCTACTATTAAGGAGGATTCCAGATGGCTTCCTAATAATGACCAGTGGGAACCCACGTGGGAAGCCCATGTGTAGGAATCTTAAACAAGCACTCAGAGGACTTAGAGGGATAGTGGATTACATAATTGATCATGATAGGGAGATAGTTCATAGAGTTGATGATAGTGTAATTAGATTCACAGATGGTGAACCAACATTCCTTAGGAGGGGGAGGGGGTATGCGCCAGAATGGATTGAAACTGGAATTGAATTGAGTGATTCCATAGCCGTGGGAGCTGAATTACAAACTGCTGGAGCTGTTGGATTTGAAGATAAGGTGATAGTGACACAATATATTGGCGATATAGATGAAGCAGCTCAACTTGAAGAACTCGACGGTGAATTGTCATGGTTAATAGAGACATACCACTTAAACCCGGAGATAATTGCCATGGACATGCACCCACTATACAGCAATAGGAAGCTAGCTGAAAATATGTCAAAGAGATTTAACGCCAAATTAATTGAAGTACAGCATCACCATGCACATAGCGCTTCAATTATGGCTGAATATGGATTTAAAGTTGAAGATACGGTTGTAGCTATAGCTATTGATGGAACTGGGTATGGGGATGATGGTGGAATATGGGGTGGAGAAGTACTATTGGCAACATACACATCTTATAGGAGGATTGGAAGTCTAAAATCATTCCACCTACCAGGAGGAGACACAGCAGCAACATACCCAGTTAAACCATTGATAAGCCTAATGGCATCGACAGGATACAGCTGGGATGAAGTCAACAATATAATTGAGGAAAGGGGGTTAATGAATACACTACCACATGGAGTTAAAGAGGCAAACATGACTTACATGATGGCGAAAAGTGGGAGGGGGGCATTGGTTACGAGTATAGGGAGAACCCTAGATGCCCTCTCAGCAATACTCGGCGCATGCACATTAAGAACATATGAGGGGGAGCCGCCAATGAAACTTGAATCAATAGCAGAGGGGGGAAGGGAAGTACCATACAAACCAAGAATAATCGACGTGGATGGCATATCAAGAGTGGACACCACAGACCTATTAAAATGGGTTATAAATGGATTGGAATCAGGGTATGATGTGAGGGATCTTGCAAAGACCGTGCTGGTAAACCTTGGGAGAGCTCTTGGAATCATAACCTTAAAAGCGATTAAAGGGGCTAGGAATATCAAGCAAACAGTATTGGCAAGTGGAGGAGCTGCAGTAAACACCCAAATAATTAGGGGGATTAAGGAGGTATTAAAGGAAGAAGGTTTAGAAATCCGCCTCCCAAGGAAAATGCCGCCTGGAGATGGTGGAGTAGCTCTGGGGCAATTAATGATAGCCAATTGTAAATTGGAGTATGAGGGGGTTTAGTGTGGTTATTGAGGTTTAATGGTTAAATCCTCCAACTCCCCAGCAACCTTTACAGCTTCCTCAATAATCTTCTCCTCATCCACCACCCTAATAACCCCATTAACCATTATGGGTTTACCATTTATGATTACGGTATCCACATCACCACCATTTAGACAGTATAGGATCGTGTAGTATACGTCTTTTATGGGGATAACCTTAGATTTCCAAGCATTCAAAACTATGAGATCAGCCTTTGCACCTTTACCTATGAATCCAAGATTCTTGAAGCCTAAATTCATGGCTGCATTAACAGTTGAAGCTTTAATTACATCAATAGGTTTCAATGCAGATGCACTACCATACTTCAAATTCTGTGCTACCAACATGAACTTCATCTCCCTAAACATATCTAAATCACCACAACTCAAAGGTCCATCTGTAGCTAGAGATATGGATGCACCTCTAACCATCAAATCCATTATGGGAGTAATGGCTTGTCCACCACGCATCTTAGTGAAGGGGGCATATGCAATTCTAGCCTTAACCCTACCAAGGAGATTCAATTCATATTCATCCATAACATAGGAGACGTGGGCTAGAAGGTGTTTTGCTCCTAGAATGCCGAGGTCATCAGCCAACTTTATTGGCGTAACACCATAAGACTCCTTAACAAACCTAACTTCATCCCTAGATTCAGATAAATGCATATGTATTGGTATGCCAGTATCCATGGATACAGATACAGCTTCCCTCAAAGTCTCAATACTACATGAGTATAGCGAGTGAACCCCAATCATCGTGGATAAAGAATCGCTGAAGTTGAAGTATTTCTTAGCAAAGGATAATGATTCTTTTAGGCTATGCTTAGGAGGCCCCTCATGTAGATCTATAACTGTTTTAGCTAAAACAGCCCTAACACCAGTCTCCATAACAGCTTTAGCAATCTCCTCAACATAGAAGTAATGGTCGGCGAAGGCCGTTGTACCAGACCTTATCATTGAAATTATTGAGAGTAAAGCCCCAACATAAACATGCCTAGGTTTAAGTTGAGCTTCAATATCCCAAACCCTCCTAAGCCAATCAAACCCAGAAACCCCTGAAACAAACCCCCTAAAAATGGACATGGGTGAATGGGTATGGGTATTTATGAGTCCAGGCATAACAATACTCCTAGAATCACCATAAACAACCTCAACACCATAATCCCTAACTAAACCTAAATCTCCAACATCAACTATAATGCCACTATCAGAATCAACCACCACCACACCATCCCAAAAAACCCTTGAATATTCATCCATGGTTACAACTATGCCCCTAACCCCAAACAACAAAACACACCAATAATATTTAACATGCAACAAACATTTAACCATAAACCTTAAATCATGCATCCAACAAAGGGAGAATAGAGGTGATTTATATCTCGCATAAAGTTAAGAGAGTAGCCATCCTAGCTGGACCAGAATACGAAGACCTAGAATTACACTACCCATTATTAAGGCTTAAGGAAGCAGGATTCGATGTGAAAGTTATAGCACTCACAAAAGATCCAGTTAAAGGTAAACATGGATTAACAGTAAAACCAGATTTAACATTCACCGAAGCTAAACCTGAAGAATTTGATTGCGTAGTAATACCTGGAGGATGGGCGCCTGACACACTTAGGAGATATAAGGAGGTACTTGACTTCGTTAAGAATATCGCCGCAAGAGGGATAGTAGCAGCCATATGCCATGGACCACAAATACTAATATCAGCAGGACTCCTAAAAGGTAAACGCATAACCTGCGTATCAGCCATCAAAGACGATGTAATAAATGCTGGAGCAGAATACCTAAATGAACCCGTAGTTGTAGATGGAAACATGATAACCTCAAGAATACCCCCAGACCTACCATACTTCTGCCAAGAAATAATAAAAGCACTACAAAAGGAATAGGGAAATAAAACTCGCCAAACCAACCCTCACCCACAAAATTCAAATCAAATTTTTAAACAATAAAAAAGAATAATCAACAAATTAAAGTATACTTAACCCCCAATAATCCCTTAAAACCCTATTAAGATCCTCAACAACCCTCCCCCTAGGAGGTTTAAGATTAACCTCAGGTTTTAAAACTTTAATGCCAATTATAGATTCAACATAAGCCTTTAAACCCATATTTAAACCTTCACCATAACCCCCCTCGAGGACAGTTACAAAGGATTTAACCATCCCAGAATGCATTAAACCCATGATCATGGAGGCTATGGTGAAATATGTGATTTCAGTGGCTTCCAACATTGTTAATGGATCACCTGCATGGGAGTCAAATCCAGCTGAAACCACAACCCCCTCAGGCTTAAAAACTTCAATTAAAGGTTTAACCACATTGTCAAGCAACCATAAATATTCAGGGTCACCAGTGAATGCTGGTAGTGGTATGTTGATTTTAGATCCCTCAGCACCAATGCCACCAACATCCCAAACACTTCCAGTTCCAGGGTAAATCCCCTCTTGATGAAGATCCACATGCAAAACTTTAGGTTCCCTCCAAAATATGTCTTGAGTTCCATTACCATGATGAGCATCAAAATCCAATATAAAAACTCTCAATCCAGAATCAAGCATGGCTTGGGCAGCTGCAGCGGAATTGTTGAATATGCAGAATCCAAGGGTTGGAGCACCCATAGCCCAACCATCCCTACCAGCATGATGACCTGGAGGTCTAGGCATAATCAGCCAAGGCTCACCAGACTCTAGGGATTTAATTGAAGCATAATATGATGTGGAAATAAACCTAGATGCAACTTGAAAAGTTTTCCCAGTAACATACGTATCTGAATCTATATAATGAAACCCCCTCCCACACTCCTCCTCAATAAGGAATATATAATGCTTCGAATGAATCAACTTCAACTTCTCAAAATCACCCTCAAAAGTCCCATGAACCCTAATACCACTCCAAGCTTCAGAAGCCTTTAAAACAGAAAATGCATCATCAACCCTCCTAGGATGCTCAGGATGCCTACCACTAGGATCCGAATGCAACCTATGAACCTCATCATAAACCAAATTCAACACACAAAACATCACTAAAATATTATATTTATAATGTATTATATATTGCAATTCACAGCAACTCAATATCTATCAGTAAGGAATTAATAATTAAGAGGAAACATAAAG belongs to Candidatus Culexarchaeum yellowstonense and includes:
- a CDS encoding type 1 glutamine amidotransferase produces the protein MSHKVKRVAILAGPEYEDLELHYPLLRLKEAGFDVKVIALTKDPVKGKHGLTVKPDLTFTEAKPEEFDCVVIPGGWAPDTLRRYKEVLDFVKNIAARGIVAAICHGPQILISAGLLKGKRITCVSAIKDDVINAGAEYLNEPVVVDGNMITSRIPPDLPYFCQEIIKALQKE
- a CDS encoding FapA family protein, giving the protein MSKIVSIPSYSTATLGLVDGDLNVGEGATIKAENGLENVKVSGIVNCRGDCQFKCGLTAESLNGRDGDITIEGDLSVNNVKIRKGSLHVTGNITAKTLDVDERVTVGRDFNVEKANIGGSIEINGNTKTINVNVGGSFRANGNVEMETIKVGGTIEVEGKLKGSIIKVGGSFKGKGPVEVKKISAGGTVKIESEVNIEDIDVGGKVEINGGEVKGKISVGGSFESKNSLKFNKIDVGGSVKLSNKCEGGSIDVGGSLKVDGDLKFTKIEVGGSVEITGNAEGEEIDVGGKVVVGGALNISGKLAVGGTAEINGYVKVKDIDIGGSIKALRIEASDSMKVGGRIETSEGAKATHIRVGRRGEVIGPLIGVNIVIGERAKVEDIYADDLTLEENVKARNIYARRIYMESGCRILGEVQYTESLEGEEGVVFAKTPVKVEKLPQPPF
- a CDS encoding winged helix-turn-helix domain-containing protein translates to MNERRTKYEIYAEILEAVLRRGPLPITRIAYGAGLPVDRAKRAVQFLVSKGLLKEENIGDMKVYILTKRGGELLEALKVIRKYMS
- a CDS encoding amidohydrolase translates to MFGVRGIVVTMDEYSRVFWDGVVVVDSDSGIIVDVGDLGLVRDYGVEVVYGDSRSIVMPGLINTHTHSPMSIFRGFVSGVSGFDWLRRVWDIEAQLKPRHVYVGALLSIISMIRSGTTAFADHYFYVEEIAKAVMETGVRAVLAKTVIDLHEGPPKHSLKESLSFAKKYFNFSDSLSTMIGVHSLYSCSIETLREAVSVSMDTGIPIHMHLSESRDEVRFVKESYGVTPIKLADDLGILGAKHLLAHVSYVMDEYELNLLGRVKARIAYAPFTKMRGGQAITPIMDLMVRGASISLATDGPLSCGDLDMFREMKFMLVAQNLKYGSASALKPIDVIKASTVNAAMNLGFKNLGFIGKGAKADLIVLNAWKSKVIPIKDVYYTILYCLNGGDVDTVIINGKPIMVNGVIRVVDEEKIIEEAVKVAGELEDLTIKPQ
- the hypF gene encoding carbamoyltransferase HypF, which encodes MVKALRIRVVGVVQGVGFRPFIYRLATNLNLKGYVVNLGGSEVEIHIEGEKIEDFMKRMNLEKPPQAKILKVIVEDVEPIGFDRFEIGESMRKATVRSMIPPDIAICEHCVEEVLNDNTRFHNYHWNSCAWCGPRFSMMYKIPYDRENTSIRVFKFCNECSYDYSNPNNVRRFHGQGISCPKCGPKTHVYDMDGLEIKVEDPLDFAAEKILGGGILAVKGVGGYHIACLASRDDVVAELRFRKRRPMQPFALMAKDYGVVEEIAIPPEGARELLESPQRPIVIMPKRGGAKVSELVAPGLNTIGVMLPYTAFQHLLLRRIPDGFLIMTSGNPRGKPMCRNLKQALRGLRGIVDYIIDHDREIVHRVDDSVIRFTDGEPTFLRRGRGYAPEWIETGIELSDSIAVGAELQTAGAVGFEDKVIVTQYIGDIDEAAQLEELDGELSWLIETYHLNPEIIAMDMHPLYSNRKLAENMSKRFNAKLIEVQHHHAHSASIMAEYGFKVEDTVVAIAIDGTGYGDDGGIWGGEVLLATYTSYRRIGSLKSFHLPGGDTAATYPVKPLISLMASTGYSWDEVNNIIEERGLMNTLPHGVKEANMTYMMAKSGRGALVTSIGRTLDALSAILGACTLRTYEGEPPMKLESIAEGGREVPYKPRIIDVDGISRVDTTDLLKWVINGLESGYDVRDLAKTVLVNLGRALGIITLKAIKGARNIKQTVLASGGAAVNTQIIRGIKEVLKEEGLEIRLPRKMPPGDGGVALGQLMIANCKLEYEGV
- a CDS encoding histone deacetylase family protein, with product MVYDEVHRLHSDPSGRHPEHPRRVDDAFSVLKASEAWSGIRVHGTFEGDFEKLKLIHSKHYIFLIEEECGRGFHYIDSDTYVTGKTFQVASRFISTSYYASIKSLESGEPWLIMPRPPGHHAGRDGWAMGAPTLGFCIFNNSAAAAQAMLDSGLRVFILDFDAHHGNGTQDIFWREPKVLHVDLHQEGIYPGTGSVWDVGGIGAEGSKINIPLPAFTGDPEYLWLLDNVVKPLIEVFKPEGVVVSAGFDSHAGDPLTMLEATEITYFTIASMIMGLMHSGMVKSFVTVLEGGYGEGLNMGLKAYVESIIGIKVLKPEVNLKPPRGRVVEDLNRVLRDYWGLSIL